From Streptomyces sp. Edi4, one genomic window encodes:
- a CDS encoding HAMP domain-containing protein gives MRDGNFRKRLTVSGDGVMAEICAVFNEVADRNLHLTGEIARVRRMVGREGKLTERLENGACEGSWAAAIDASNALVDDLARPVSEVGRVLSAVTEGDLEQRMDLRSHGSDGAERPLRGEFLKVGRTVNNLVDQLSAFTDEVTRVALEVGTEGKLGGQAQVRGMSGSWKDLTDSVNTMAYRLTAQVRDIALVTTAVAKGDLSRKVTVHVAGEMLQLKNTVNTMVDQLSSFSSEVTRVAREVGTEGELGGQAQVPGVAGVWKDLTDSVNVMATNLTAQVRGIAQVTTAVASGDLSQKVTVNARGEVAQLAETINQMTETLRTFADEVTRVANEVGAEGLLGGQAQVPGAAGTWKDLTDSVNTVFRNLTTQVRDIAQVTTAVASGDMSQKVTVDVAGEMLELKNTVNTMVDQLQSFGSEVTRVAREVGIEGRLGGQAEVPGAAGTWKDLTDSVNTAFRNLTGQVRDIAQVTTAVANGDLSQKVTVDVAGEMLELKNTVNTMVAQLSSFADQVTRMARDVGTEGRLGGQARVDGVSGTWKELTDSVNFMAGNLTSQVRQIAQVTTAVARGDLSQKIDVDARGEMLELKNTINTMVDQLSAFAEQVTRVAREVGTDGRLGGQAQVPGVAGVWRDLTDSVNGMAGNLTAQVRNIAQVATAVARGDLSQKIDVDARGEILELKNTLNTMVDQLSNFAEQVTRVAREVGTEGILGGQAEVQGVSGTWKDLTQSVNFMANNLTSQVRNIAEVTTAVAEGDLSKKITVDSKGEILELVTTVNTMVDQLSNFADEVTRVAREVGTEGILGGQARVRGVTGIWKDLSDNVNLMAANLTTQVRNISRVSAAVANGDLTKKVTVEARGEVAELADTVNTMVTTLSSFAEQVTKVAREVGTDGILGGQARVPGVSGTWKDLTESVNSMADNLTGQVRQIATVTTAIAQGDLTKKIDIDARGEIQELKNTINTMVDQLSSFGQEVTRVAREVGTEGQLGGHARVRDVDGTWRDLTESVNEMAGNLTRQVRAIAAVATAVTRGDLNLKIDVDAAGEIQALQDNINTMIANLRDTTVANKEQDWLKGNLARISGLMQGRRDLDDVASLIMTELTPVVSAQHGAFFLAMPTGGGSEVSPGGDGSYELRMRGSYGYSAGSMPTSFRPGETLIGTAAEEKRTILVENVPPGYLRISSGLGEAPPAHVIVLPVLFEGKVLGVIELASFQPFTHIQKDFLNQIAEMIATSVNTISVNSKTEVLLKQSQELTEQLRERSAELENRQSALQASNAELEEKAELLAQQNRDIEVKNTEIEEARQVLEERAEQLAVSMRYKSEFLANMSHELRTPLNSLLILAKLLADNAEGNLSPKQVEFAETIHGAGSDLLQLINDILDLSKVEAGKMDVSPTRIALVQLVDYVEATFRPLTAEKGLDFSVRVSPELPATLHTDEQRLLQVLRNLLSNAVKFTDSGAVELVIRPAGSDVPHAIREQLLEAGSLRDADAGLIAFSVTDTGIGIAAGKMRVIFEAFKQADGTTSRKYGGTGLGLSISREIARLLGGEIHAASEPGRGSTFTLYLPLHLSELPPQGYPQLAPGATEGAAGLAIDAAVHPDLARPGAGTGAPEGPGPGTAGLFRRRRKALEAAGQTAPPAQQQETGAGESWAPEPERAPARGFHFAGEKVLIVDDDVRNVFALTSVLEQHGLSVLYAENGREGIEVLEQHEDTAVVLMDIMMPEMDGYATTSAIRRMPQFAGLPIVALTAKAMKGDREKAIDSGASDYVTKPVDPDHLLSVMEQWMRGK, from the coding sequence ATGCGGGACGGAAACTTCCGCAAGCGGCTGACGGTCTCGGGTGACGGGGTGATGGCGGAGATCTGCGCCGTCTTCAACGAGGTCGCCGACCGCAATCTGCACCTGACCGGCGAGATCGCCCGCGTGCGCAGGATGGTGGGGCGCGAGGGGAAGCTGACCGAGCGCCTGGAGAACGGGGCCTGCGAGGGCTCCTGGGCGGCCGCCATCGACGCCTCCAACGCGCTGGTCGACGATCTCGCGCGGCCCGTGTCGGAGGTCGGGCGGGTGCTCTCGGCGGTCACCGAGGGCGATCTGGAACAGCGCATGGACCTGCGTTCACACGGCAGCGACGGCGCCGAGCGGCCGCTGCGCGGGGAATTCCTCAAGGTCGGGCGGACCGTCAACAACCTGGTCGACCAGCTCTCCGCCTTCACCGACGAGGTGACGCGGGTGGCTCTCGAAGTCGGCACGGAGGGCAAGCTCGGCGGTCAGGCCCAGGTGCGCGGAATGTCGGGTTCCTGGAAGGATCTGACGGATTCGGTCAACACGATGGCGTACCGGCTGACGGCCCAGGTACGTGACATTGCTCTCGTCACCACCGCCGTCGCCAAGGGCGATCTCTCCCGCAAGGTCACCGTGCACGTGGCCGGCGAGATGCTTCAGCTGAAGAACACCGTCAACACCATGGTCGACCAGCTGTCCTCCTTCTCCTCCGAGGTCACCCGCGTCGCGCGCGAGGTGGGCACCGAGGGTGAGCTGGGCGGGCAGGCGCAGGTGCCGGGCGTGGCCGGGGTGTGGAAGGACCTCACCGACTCCGTCAACGTGATGGCGACGAACCTGACCGCCCAGGTGCGCGGGATCGCCCAGGTCACCACGGCCGTGGCCAGCGGTGACCTCTCGCAGAAGGTCACGGTCAACGCGCGCGGCGAGGTCGCGCAGCTGGCGGAGACCATCAACCAGATGACCGAGACGCTGCGCACGTTCGCGGACGAGGTCACCCGCGTCGCCAACGAGGTCGGCGCCGAGGGGCTGCTCGGCGGACAGGCGCAGGTGCCGGGGGCCGCGGGCACCTGGAAGGACCTGACGGACTCCGTCAACACGGTCTTCCGCAACCTGACGACGCAGGTGCGCGACATCGCGCAGGTCACGACGGCGGTCGCCAGTGGTGACATGAGCCAGAAGGTCACCGTGGACGTGGCCGGCGAGATGCTGGAGCTGAAGAACACCGTCAACACGATGGTCGACCAGCTCCAGTCGTTCGGTTCCGAGGTGACCCGCGTGGCCCGTGAGGTCGGCATCGAGGGCCGGCTCGGCGGGCAGGCGGAGGTGCCGGGCGCCGCCGGCACGTGGAAGGACCTCACCGACTCCGTCAACACCGCCTTCCGCAACCTCACCGGTCAGGTCCGCGACATCGCGCAGGTCACGACGGCGGTCGCCAACGGCGACCTGTCCCAGAAGGTCACCGTGGACGTGGCCGGCGAGATGCTGGAGCTGAAGAACACCGTCAACACGATGGTGGCGCAGCTGTCCTCCTTCGCCGACCAGGTCACGCGGATGGCGCGGGACGTGGGCACCGAGGGACGCCTGGGCGGCCAGGCCCGGGTGGACGGCGTCTCGGGCACCTGGAAGGAGCTCACGGACTCCGTCAACTTCATGGCCGGCAACCTGACGTCCCAGGTGCGTCAGATCGCCCAGGTGACCACGGCGGTGGCCCGGGGCGACCTGTCGCAGAAGATCGACGTGGACGCGCGCGGCGAGATGCTGGAGCTGAAGAACACCATCAACACGATGGTCGACCAGCTCTCCGCGTTCGCCGAGCAGGTCACCCGCGTCGCCCGTGAGGTCGGCACCGACGGACGGCTCGGCGGCCAGGCCCAGGTGCCCGGCGTCGCCGGCGTGTGGCGCGACCTGACGGACTCCGTGAACGGCATGGCCGGCAACCTCACGGCGCAGGTGCGCAACATCGCCCAGGTCGCCACGGCGGTGGCCCGCGGCGATCTGTCGCAGAAGATCGACGTGGACGCGCGCGGGGAGATCCTGGAGCTCAAGAACACCCTGAACACCATGGTCGACCAGCTCTCCAACTTCGCGGAGCAGGTCACCCGGGTGGCGCGCGAGGTGGGCACCGAGGGCATCCTGGGCGGCCAGGCCGAGGTGCAGGGCGTGTCCGGCACCTGGAAGGACCTCACCCAGTCCGTCAACTTCATGGCCAACAACCTGACGTCCCAGGTGCGCAACATCGCCGAGGTCACCACCGCCGTCGCCGAGGGCGACCTCTCCAAGAAGATCACCGTGGACTCCAAGGGCGAGATCCTGGAGCTGGTCACGACCGTCAACACCATGGTCGACCAGTTGTCCAACTTCGCCGACGAGGTCACGCGCGTGGCCCGTGAGGTGGGCACCGAGGGCATCCTGGGCGGTCAGGCCCGGGTGCGCGGGGTCACCGGCATCTGGAAGGACCTCAGCGACAACGTCAACCTGATGGCCGCGAACCTCACGACCCAGGTGCGCAACATCTCCCGGGTCTCGGCGGCGGTCGCCAACGGCGACCTCACCAAGAAGGTGACGGTCGAGGCGCGTGGCGAGGTCGCCGAACTCGCCGACACGGTCAACACCATGGTGACGACGCTGTCCTCCTTCGCCGAGCAGGTCACCAAGGTCGCCCGTGAGGTGGGCACCGACGGCATCCTGGGCGGCCAGGCCCGCGTGCCCGGCGTCTCCGGTACGTGGAAGGACCTCACCGAGTCGGTGAACTCCATGGCCGACAACCTCACCGGCCAGGTGCGCCAGATCGCCACCGTCACCACCGCCATCGCGCAGGGCGACCTCACCAAGAAGATCGACATCGATGCCCGGGGCGAGATCCAGGAGCTGAAGAACACCATCAACACGATGGTCGACCAGCTGTCCTCCTTCGGCCAGGAAGTCACGCGCGTGGCCCGCGAGGTGGGCACCGAGGGCCAGTTGGGCGGCCACGCCCGGGTGCGGGACGTGGACGGGACCTGGCGCGACCTGACGGAGTCGGTGAACGAGATGGCAGGGAACCTGACCCGCCAGGTCCGCGCCATCGCGGCCGTCGCGACCGCGGTGACGCGCGGCGACCTCAACCTGAAGATCGACGTGGACGCGGCGGGTGAGATCCAGGCCCTCCAGGACAACATCAACACGATGATCGCCAACCTGCGCGACACCACCGTCGCCAACAAGGAACAGGACTGGCTCAAGGGCAACCTGGCCCGCATCTCCGGCCTCATGCAGGGCCGCCGCGACCTCGACGACGTCGCCTCGCTGATCATGACCGAGCTGACGCCGGTCGTCTCCGCCCAGCACGGCGCGTTCTTCCTCGCGATGCCCACCGGCGGCGGCTCGGAGGTGAGCCCCGGTGGCGACGGCTCCTACGAGCTGCGGATGCGCGGCAGTTACGGCTACTCCGCCGGGTCCATGCCGACGTCCTTCCGGCCCGGGGAGACCCTGATCGGCACGGCCGCCGAGGAGAAGCGGACGATCCTGGTGGAGAACGTGCCGCCGGGCTACCTCAGGATCTCCTCCGGCCTCGGCGAGGCGCCGCCCGCGCACGTGATCGTGCTGCCGGTGCTCTTCGAGGGCAAGGTGCTCGGCGTGATCGAGCTGGCGTCCTTCCAGCCGTTCACGCACATCCAGAAGGACTTCCTCAACCAGATCGCGGAGATGATCGCGACAAGCGTCAACACCATCTCCGTCAACTCCAAGACCGAGGTGCTGCTCAAACAGTCGCAGGAGCTCACCGAGCAACTGCGCGAGAGGTCGGCGGAGTTGGAGAACCGCCAGAGCGCGCTCCAGGCCTCCAACGCCGAACTGGAGGAGAAGGCCGAGCTGCTGGCCCAGCAGAACCGCGACATCGAGGTGAAGAACACCGAGATCGAAGAGGCCCGGCAGGTCCTGGAGGAACGGGCCGAACAGCTCGCCGTCTCCATGCGCTACAAGTCGGAGTTCCTGGCGAACATGTCGCACGAGCTGCGTACGCCGCTCAACTCCCTTCTGATCCTCGCCAAGTTGCTCGCCGACAACGCCGAGGGCAACCTCTCGCCCAAGCAGGTCGAGTTCGCCGAGACGATCCACGGGGCGGGTTCCGACCTGCTCCAGCTGATCAACGACATCCTGGACCTGTCCAAGGTCGAGGCCGGCAAGATGGACGTCTCGCCCACCCGGATCGCGCTGGTGCAGCTGGTCGACTACGTGGAGGCGACGTTCCGCCCGCTCACCGCGGAGAAGGGCCTGGACTTCTCGGTGCGGGTCTCGCCCGAGCTGCCGGCGACGCTGCACACCGACGAGCAGCGCCTGCTTCAGGTGCTGCGCAACCTGCTGTCCAACGCGGTCAAGTTCACCGACAGCGGGGCCGTGGAACTCGTCATCCGCCCGGCCGGCTCCGATGTGCCGCACGCCATCCGCGAGCAGCTGCTGGAGGCGGGTTCGCTGCGGGACGCGGACGCCGGGCTGATCGCGTTCTCGGTCACCGACACCGGCATCGGGATCGCGGCCGGCAAGATGCGGGTGATCTTCGAGGCGTTCAAGCAGGCGGACGGCACGACCAGCCGCAAGTACGGCGGTACGGGCCTTGGCCTGTCCATCAGCCGCGAGATCGCGCGGCTGCTCGGCGGCGAGATCCACGCGGCGAGCGAGCCGGGGCGCGGCTCCACCTTCACGCTCTACCTCCCGCTGCACCTGAGCGAGTTGCCCCCCCAGGGCTACCCGCAGCTCGCGCCGGGCGCCACGGAGGGCGCGGCCGGCCTCGCCATCGACGCGGCCGTGCACCCCGACCTCGCGCGGCCGGGCGCCGGGACCGGCGCCCCCGAGGGACCGGGGCCCGGGACGGCCGGGCTTTTCAGGCGCCGGCGCAAGGCGCTTGAGGCGGCCGGCCAGACGGCGCCCCCCGCGCAGCAGCAGGAGACGGGCGCCGGCGAGAGCTGGGCGCCCGAACCGGAACGGGCCCCCGCGCGCGGCTTCCACTTCGCGGGCGAGAAGGTGCTGATCGTCGACGACGACGTACGCAACGTCTTCGCGCTCACCAGCGTCCTTGAGCAGCACGGGCTTTCGGTGCTGTACGCGGAGAACGGCCGGGAGGGCATCGAGGTCCTGGAGCAGCACGAGGACACCGCGGTGGTTCTGATGGACATCATGATGCCCGAGATGGACGGGTACGCCACGACCTCGGCGATCCGCAGGATGCCGCAGTTCGCCGGTCTGCCGATCGTCGCGCTCACCGCGAAGGCGATGAAGGGGGACCGCGAGAAGGCCATCGACTCCGGCGCCTCGGACTATGTGACCAAGCCGGTCGACCCCGATCATCTGCTCTCGGTGATGGAGCAGTGGATGCGGGGCAAGTGA
- a CDS encoding response regulator, whose product MVHKAKILLVDDRPENLLALEAILSALDQTLVRASSGEEALKALLTDDFAVILLDVQMPGMDGFETAAHIKRRERTRDIPIIFLTAINHGPHHTFRGYAAGAVDYISKPFDPWVLRAKVSVFVELYMKNCQLREQASLLRLQLEGGSHGGDAAKESAGLLAELSARLAAVEEQAEALSKQLDDESADAAAVATAAHLERKLTGLRRALDALEPGTGGAPTLPTQN is encoded by the coding sequence ATGGTGCATAAGGCCAAGATCCTCCTGGTCGATGACCGGCCGGAGAATCTGCTGGCGCTGGAGGCCATCCTCTCCGCGCTCGATCAGACACTGGTGCGGGCATCGTCAGGGGAGGAAGCGCTCAAAGCGCTGCTTACGGACGATTTCGCGGTCATCCTGCTGGACGTCCAGATGCCCGGAATGGATGGATTCGAGACCGCCGCGCACATCAAGCGGCGGGAACGGACGCGGGACATCCCGATCATCTTCCTCACGGCCATCAACCACGGCCCCCACCACACCTTCCGGGGTTACGCGGCGGGCGCGGTGGACTACATCTCCAAGCCGTTCGACCCCTGGGTCCTGCGCGCCAAGGTGTCGGTCTTCGTCGAGCTCTACATGAAGAACTGCCAGCTGCGCGAGCAGGCCTCCCTGCTGCGCCTGCAACTGGAGGGCGGCTCCCACGGCGGCGACGCGGCCAAGGAGTCGGCGGGCCTGCTGGCCGAACTCTCCGCGCGGCTCGCGGCAGTTGAGGAGCAGGCCGAGGCGCTGTCCAAGCAGCTCGACGACGAATCCGCCGACGCGGCGGCCGTCGCCACCGCCGCCCACCTGGAGCGCAAGCTCACCGGCCTGCGCCGGGCGTTGGACGCGCTGGAGCCCGGCACCGGCGGCGCGCCCACCCTGCCGACACAGAACTGA
- a CDS encoding DNA translocase FtsK translates to MASRTSGKGSQGTAGTAKRTGRTPAKKAAPAKKPAAGKAPAKKTAAKRPPAKRAAAPRPAPKAAPSPTGGLYRLARALWLGAAHGVGAVFRGIGRGAKGLDPAHRKDGSALLLLGIALIVAAGTWSNLRGPVGDLVQMLVTGAFGRLDVVVPLLLGAIGVRLILYPEKPEANGRIVIGLSALVLGVLGQVHIACGSPGRNDGTDALQDAGGLIGWAASKPLEFTLGDVLAVPMLVLLTVFGLLVVTATPVNAIPQRLRLLAVRLGVLEPLPGELAGEELYEEEWREAEPTPRARRRSGAPGAGPDAGLAEEEALTRRRRPRRGSVQPAFDNGLDPVDVAAAAAAALDGAVMNGLPPSPVVADLTQGVSTDHGAAPGAATELPTARAAQAEATTRRPAAPKATPGAPPVVPDLTKPARESTEPLPPRAEQLQLAGDITYALPSLDLLERGGPGKTRSAANDAVVASLQNVFMEFKVDANVTGFTRGPTVTRYEIELGPAVKVERITALAKNIAYAVASPDVRIISPIPGKSAVGIEIPNTDREMVNLGDVLRLADAAEDDHPMLVALGKDVEGGYVMANLAKMPHVLVAGATGSGKSSCINCLITSVMVRATPEDVRMVLVDPKRVELTAYEGIPHLITPIITNPKRAAEALQWVVREMDLRYDDLAAFGFRHIDDFNEAIRAGKVKLPEGSERELTPYPYLLVIVDELADLMMVAPRDVEDAIVRITQLARAAGIHLVLATQRPSVDVVTGLIKANVPSRLAFATSSLADSRVILDQPGAEKLIGKGDGLFLPMGANKPTRLQGAFVTEDEIHAIVQHCKDQMAPVFRDDVTVGTKQKKEIDEEIGDDLDLLCQAAELVVSTQFGSTSMLQRKLRVGFAKAGRLMDLMESRGIVGPSEGSKARDVLIKPDELDGVLAVIRGEAP, encoded by the coding sequence ATGGCCTCACGTACGTCCGGCAAGGGTTCCCAGGGCACGGCGGGCACCGCGAAGCGCACCGGCCGTACCCCGGCGAAGAAAGCCGCGCCCGCGAAGAAACCCGCAGCCGGCAAGGCGCCCGCGAAGAAGACCGCCGCCAAGAGGCCGCCCGCGAAGAGGGCGGCGGCCCCCAGGCCCGCCCCCAAGGCCGCCCCGTCCCCCACCGGCGGCCTCTACCGGCTCGCGCGGGCCCTGTGGCTGGGCGCGGCCCACGGCGTGGGCGCGGTCTTCCGCGGCATAGGACGCGGCGCCAAGGGACTCGACCCCGCCCACCGCAAGGACGGCTCGGCCCTGCTGCTGCTCGGCATCGCGCTGATCGTCGCCGCCGGCACCTGGTCGAACCTGCGCGGACCCGTCGGCGACCTCGTCCAGATGCTGGTGACCGGCGCGTTCGGCCGGCTCGACGTGGTGGTGCCGCTGCTGCTCGGCGCCATCGGCGTCCGGCTCATCCTCTATCCCGAAAAGCCCGAGGCCAACGGGCGGATCGTCATCGGCCTGTCCGCGCTCGTCCTCGGCGTGCTCGGCCAGGTCCACATCGCGTGCGGATCGCCCGGCCGCAACGACGGCACCGACGCCCTTCAGGACGCGGGCGGCCTGATCGGATGGGCCGCCTCCAAACCGCTCGAATTCACCCTCGGCGACGTCCTGGCCGTACCGATGCTCGTGCTGCTCACCGTCTTCGGGCTGCTCGTCGTCACCGCGACACCCGTCAACGCCATCCCCCAGCGCCTGCGGCTGCTCGCCGTCCGCCTCGGCGTCCTCGAACCGCTGCCCGGCGAACTCGCCGGGGAGGAGCTGTACGAGGAGGAGTGGCGCGAGGCCGAGCCCACGCCCCGCGCCAGGCGCCGCTCCGGTGCTCCCGGCGCCGGGCCGGACGCGGGGCTCGCCGAGGAGGAGGCGCTGACGCGGCGCCGACGGCCCCGGCGCGGCTCCGTGCAGCCCGCGTTCGACAACGGCCTGGACCCGGTCGACGTGGCCGCCGCCGCGGCCGCCGCCCTCGATGGCGCCGTCATGAACGGGCTGCCGCCCTCGCCCGTGGTCGCCGACCTCACTCAGGGCGTCTCCACCGACCACGGCGCCGCTCCCGGCGCGGCCACCGAGCTGCCCACCGCACGCGCCGCCCAGGCCGAGGCCACGACTCGGCGCCCGGCCGCGCCCAAGGCCACCCCGGGCGCGCCCCCCGTCGTACCCGACCTGACCAAGCCCGCGCGTGAGAGCACCGAGCCGCTGCCCCCGCGCGCCGAACAGCTCCAGCTCGCCGGGGACATCACCTACGCGCTGCCCTCCTTGGACCTTCTGGAGCGGGGCGGGCCCGGCAAGACGCGCAGCGCCGCCAACGACGCCGTCGTCGCCTCACTCCAGAACGTCTTCATGGAGTTCAAGGTCGACGCGAACGTCACCGGCTTCACCCGGGGCCCGACGGTCACGCGGTACGAAATCGAACTCGGCCCGGCCGTCAAGGTCGAGCGGATCACCGCGCTCGCCAAGAACATCGCGTACGCGGTCGCCAGCCCCGACGTCAGGATCATCTCGCCGATCCCGGGCAAGTCGGCGGTCGGCATCGAGATCCCCAACACCGACCGCGAGATGGTCAACCTCGGTGACGTACTGCGCCTGGCGGACGCGGCCGAGGACGACCATCCGATGCTGGTGGCGCTCGGCAAGGACGTCGAGGGCGGCTACGTCATGGCCAACCTCGCCAAGATGCCCCACGTCCTGGTCGCCGGAGCCACCGGTTCCGGAAAGTCCTCCTGCATCAACTGCCTCATCACCTCGGTGATGGTGCGGGCCACCCCCGAGGACGTCCGCATGGTGCTCGTCGACCCCAAGCGGGTGGAGCTGACGGCGTACGAGGGCATTCCGCACCTCATCACGCCGATCATCACCAACCCCAAGCGGGCCGCCGAAGCGCTCCAGTGGGTCGTGCGCGAGATGGACCTGCGCTACGACGACCTCGCGGCGTTCGGCTTCCGCCACATCGACGACTTCAACGAGGCCATCCGGGCCGGCAAGGTGAAACTGCCCGAGGGCAGCGAGCGCGAGCTGACGCCCTACCCCTACCTTCTGGTGATCGTCGACGAGCTCGCCGACCTCATGATGGTCGCGCCGCGCGACGTGGAGGACGCCATCGTCCGCATCACCCAGCTGGCGCGCGCCGCCGGCATCCATCTGGTGCTCGCCACCCAGCGGCCCTCCGTCGACGTCGTCACCGGCCTGATCAAGGCGAACGTGCCCTCGCGGCTCGCCTTCGCTACGTCCTCGCTCGCCGACAGCCGGGTCATCCTCGACCAGCCCGGCGCCGAGAAACTGATCGGCAAGGGCGACGGCCTCTTCCTGCCGATGGGCGCCAACAAACCGACCCGCCTCCAGGGTGCCTTCGTCACCGAGGACGAGATCCACGCCATCGTCCAGCACTGCAAGGACCAGATGGCGCCCGTCTTCCGGGACGACGTCACGGTCGGCACCAAGCAGAAGAAGGAGATCGACGAGGAGATCGGCGACGATCTCGACCTGCTGTGCCAGGCCGCCGAGCTGGTGGTGTCCACCCAGTTCGGCTCGACGTCGATGCTCCAGCGCAAGCTGCGGGTCGGCTTCGCCAAGGCGGGCCGGCTCATGGACCTGATGGAGTCGCGGGGCATCGTGGGCCCCAGCGAAGGCTCCAAGGCGCGCGACGTCCTCATCAAGCCCGACGAACTCGATGGAGTGCTCGCCGTGATCCGGGGGGAGGCTCCCTGA
- a CDS encoding helix-turn-helix domain-containing protein, whose product MSIGNSPEDDRPSIEDDGPATAPDGPSIGRVLQQARIAAGLTVDEVSSATRVRIPIVHAIEGDDFSRCGGDVYARGHIRTFAQAVGIDPAPLVAQYDDEHGGRPAPTPPAPLFDAERIRPEPRRPNWTAAMVAAIVVVVGFVGFTMFGGSDKGKGHSSVAEGPAQHKPNSPAASPQAPKAPAPKPTPAPSDSAIAAVPADKVTVKVTAVNDKSWISAKDHNGKMLFDGLLEKGQAQTFQDGEKVDLILGNAGAIELYVNGKKIDSKFDDGQVERLSYTKGDPQAG is encoded by the coding sequence GTGTCCATCGGCAACTCTCCCGAAGACGACCGGCCTTCGATCGAAGACGACGGGCCGGCGACCGCACCTGACGGGCCGTCGATCGGTCGTGTCCTTCAGCAGGCCCGGATCGCCGCGGGGCTGACGGTCGACGAAGTCAGTTCCGCCACGCGGGTGCGCATCCCCATCGTGCACGCGATCGAAGGGGACGACTTCTCGCGGTGCGGCGGCGATGTGTACGCGCGCGGACACATCCGCACCTTCGCCCAGGCCGTCGGCATCGACCCCGCCCCGCTGGTCGCCCAGTACGACGACGAGCACGGCGGCCGCCCCGCGCCGACGCCCCCCGCCCCGCTGTTCGACGCGGAACGCATCCGCCCCGAGCCGCGCCGGCCCAACTGGACCGCCGCCATGGTCGCCGCGATCGTCGTGGTCGTGGGCTTCGTCGGCTTCACCATGTTCGGCGGCAGCGACAAGGGCAAGGGCCACTCCTCCGTCGCCGAGGGCCCCGCCCAGCACAAGCCCAACAGCCCCGCGGCCAGCCCCCAGGCCCCCAAGGCCCCCGCACCCAAGCCGACCCCGGCCCCCTCCGACAGCGCGATCGCCGCGGTCCCCGCCGACAAGGTCACCGTCAAGGTCACCGCGGTCAACGACAAGAGCTGGATCTCGGCCAAGGACCACAACGGCAAGATGCTCTTCGACGGCCTGCTCGAAAAAGGCCAGGCCCAGACGTTCCAGGACGGCGAGAAGGTCGACCTGATCCTCGGCAACGCCGGGGCGATCGAGCTCTACGTCAACGGCAAGAAGATCGACAGCAAGTTCGACGACGGCCAGGTCGAGCGCCTGAGCTACACCAAGGGCGACCCCCAGGCCGGCTGA
- the rimO gene encoding 30S ribosomal protein S12 methylthiotransferase RimO produces MPERRTVALVTLGCARNEVDSEELAGRLAADGWELVEDASDADVAVVNTCGFVEAAKKDSVDALLEANDLKDHGRTQAVVAVGCMAERYGKDLAEALPEADGVLGFDDYADISDRLQTILNGGIHASHTPRDRRKLLPISPAERQAAPDVALPGHAQDTPPEDLPEGLAPASGPRAPLRRRLDTSPVASVKLASGCDRRCSFCAIPSFRGSFISRRPSDVLGETRWLAEQGVKEIMLVSENNTSYGKDLGDIRLLETLLPELAQVEGIERVRVSYLQPAEMRPGLIDVLTSTEKVVPYFDLSFQHSAPGVLRAMRRFGDTERFLELLDTIRAKAPAAGVRSNFIVGFPGESEEDFKELERFLTAARLDAIGVFGYSDEEGTEALGYDNKLDEDTIAERLAHLSRLAEELTAQRAEERVGDTVRVLVESVDGDEAEGAVGRAEHQAPETDGQVIFTESVGLAPGRIVEAKVVATEGVDLVVELLGGAEEAGR; encoded by the coding sequence ATGCCCGAACGCCGCACCGTCGCCCTTGTCACTCTTGGCTGCGCCCGTAACGAGGTGGACTCGGAGGAGCTCGCAGGCCGCTTGGCAGCGGACGGCTGGGAGCTCGTCGAGGACGCATCGGACGCGGACGTCGCCGTCGTCAACACCTGTGGATTCGTCGAAGCAGCCAAGAAGGACTCCGTCGACGCCCTCCTGGAAGCCAACGATCTGAAGGATCACGGCAGGACCCAGGCCGTCGTCGCGGTCGGCTGCATGGCCGAGCGGTACGGCAAGGACCTCGCCGAAGCGCTCCCCGAGGCCGACGGCGTACTCGGCTTCGACGACTACGCCGACATCTCCGACCGCCTCCAGACCATCCTCAACGGCGGCATCCACGCCTCGCACACCCCCCGCGACCGCCGCAAGCTGCTGCCCATCAGCCCGGCCGAGCGCCAGGCCGCCCCCGATGTGGCGCTGCCCGGACACGCCCAGGACACCCCGCCCGAGGACCTGCCCGAGGGCCTCGCGCCCGCCTCCGGGCCGCGCGCCCCGCTGCGGCGCAGGCTCGACACCAGCCCCGTCGCCTCCGTGAAGCTGGCCTCCGGCTGCGACCGCCGCTGCTCGTTCTGCGCGATCCCCTCCTTCCGCGGCTCGTTCATCTCACGCCGTCCCAGCGACGTGCTCGGCGAGACCCGCTGGCTGGCCGAACAGGGCGTCAAGGAGATCATGCTGGTCTCCGAGAACAACACCTCCTACGGCAAGGACCTGGGCGACATCCGTCTCCTGGAGACCCTGCTGCCCGAGCTCGCCCAGGTCGAGGGCATCGAGCGGGTGCGGGTCAGCTACCTCCAGCCCGCCGAGATGCGCCCCGGCCTCATCGACGTGCTCACCTCGACCGAGAAGGTCGTGCCGTACTTCGACCTCTCCTTCCAGCACTCCGCGCCCGGCGTGCTGCGCGCGATGCGGCGCTTCGGCGACACCGAGCGCTTCCTGGAACTGCTCGACACCATCCGCGCCAAGGCGCCCGCGGCCGGGGTCCGCTCCAACTTCATCGTCGGCTTCCCCGGGGAGAGCGAGGAGGACTTCAAGGAGCTGGAACGCTTCCTCACCGCCGCCCGCCTGGACGCGATCGGTGTCTTCGGCTACTCCGACGAGGAGGGCACCGAAGCGCTCGGCTACGACAACAAGCTCGACGAGGACACCATCGCCGAACGCCTCGCGCACCTGTCGCGCCTGGCCGAGGAGCTGACCGCGCAGCGCGCCGAGGAGCGCGTCGGCGACACCGTGCGGGTCCTGGTGGAGAGCGTGGACGGCGACGAGGCGGAAGGTGCGGTCGGCCGCGCCGAGCACCAGGCGCCCGAGACCGACGGCCAGGTGATCTTCACCGAGAGCGTGGGCCTTGCGCCGGGCCGTATCGTCGAGGCGAAGGTGGTCGCCACCGAAGGTGTCGACCTCGTGGTCGAGTTGCTCGGCGGGGCCGAGGAGGCGGGCAGATGA